One genomic segment of Fodinicurvata sediminis DSM 21159 includes these proteins:
- a CDS encoding haloacid dehalogenase type II: protein MTDFKVLTFDCYGTLIDWESAMITGTKPLIDRLDKKPSHNEVLEAHAFHESHAQKQTPAKKYPELLAVVYKRLAEEWGLKVSWDECMAYGNSCPDWPAFEDSAGALQYLKRHYKLVILSNVDNTSFEGARRKLQVDFDAIFTAEDMGSYKPNQRNFDYMLEQLGRHGIEKKDILHTAESMFHDHVPADNNDLTSCWIYRRHDKEGFGATMNPGKMPSCAFTFNSMADLVKAHQEELRG from the coding sequence TTGACTGATTTCAAAGTACTCACGTTCGACTGCTATGGCACCCTGATCGACTGGGAAAGCGCCATGATCACCGGCACCAAGCCCTTGATCGACAGGCTGGACAAGAAGCCAAGCCATAACGAAGTCCTCGAGGCCCACGCTTTTCACGAATCCCATGCGCAGAAGCAGACACCGGCGAAGAAGTATCCGGAACTGCTGGCCGTGGTCTACAAGCGCCTGGCCGAGGAATGGGGCCTGAAAGTTTCCTGGGACGAGTGCATGGCCTATGGGAATTCGTGTCCTGACTGGCCGGCTTTCGAGGACAGCGCCGGCGCCCTGCAGTACCTCAAGCGCCACTACAAGCTCGTCATCCTGTCCAACGTGGACAACACCTCCTTCGAAGGTGCGCGCCGCAAGCTGCAGGTTGATTTCGACGCCATCTTCACCGCCGAGGACATGGGCTCCTACAAGCCCAACCAGCGCAACTTCGACTACATGCTGGAACAGCTGGGCCGGCACGGCATCGAGAAGAAGGACATCCTGCATACGGCCGAAAGCATGTTCCACGACCATGTGCCCGCCGACAACAACGACCTGACCTCCTGCTGGATCTACCGCCGGCATGACAAGGAAGGATTCGGCGCGACCATGAACCCGGGAAAGATGCCCAGCTGCGCATTTACCTTCAACAGCATGGCTGACCTGGTAAAGGCTCACCAGGAAGAGCTTCGGGGCTGA
- a CDS encoding Lrp/AsnC family transcriptional regulator, with the protein MSRTGKLDRIDLKILVQLQENGRMTNAALADAVGLSQSPCLQRVKRLEAAGYISGYGARIALQRLADCITVFTEVTLRDHRREDFVRFEAGIRQTPELMECHLVSGGYDYLLKFVSRSVSDYQQLMENLLDRRIGIEKYFSYIVIKSPITCQALPLEHLIEEENS; encoded by the coding sequence ATGAGCCGAACCGGAAAACTCGACCGCATCGACCTGAAGATCCTCGTACAGCTTCAGGAGAACGGGCGCATGACCAATGCCGCGCTCGCCGATGCGGTCGGGCTATCCCAGAGCCCCTGCCTGCAGCGCGTCAAACGGCTGGAGGCGGCCGGCTATATCTCCGGTTACGGTGCCCGCATCGCCCTGCAGCGCTTGGCCGACTGCATCACGGTCTTCACGGAGGTGACCCTGCGCGATCATCGGCGCGAGGACTTTGTGCGCTTCGAGGCCGGTATCCGGCAGACCCCCGAACTCATGGAATGCCATCTGGTCAGTGGCGGTTATGACTACCTTCTGAAGTTCGTATCCCGCAGTGTATCGGACTACCAGCAGCTGATGGAAAACCTGCTGGACCGCAGAATCGGGATCGAGAAGTACTTCAGCTACATCGTCATCAAGTCCCCGATCACCTGCCAAGCCTTGCCGCTCGAACATCTTATCGAGGAAGAAAACAGCTGA
- a CDS encoding DUF3541 domain-containing protein, which produces MQIRPSGGSGQALRILTAILAFSLLLFASYAGAGSPANCDKMGQEIRTRYDAHLEGFSISKQRHYAQRLYRITGNKDYLHGNLRYARRLLGRLRVDIAGLKLPGYALMQSRKVVEDYASRTEKQRARKEMLGTWGEIAYAKNLAFRLVQAKYHGLLHEAFLPDYQRALSYLASVDFRAFLSDPEVLRVYAPQVANQLYYLHELGVSDLRGPVLAAFRDLYPPARDGALSRAEYRNKIYGMTHFVIAASRYYQQPVQRQEFDWILAYFEENLEVILRRTKEDIYTEVALSFLLAGEEKHAAVERIRQALREVYDPEAAMIPSETGETGDLAAGEHRNVLAVMLFCWPEQLHVGPDLSDLVSRRVQ; this is translated from the coding sequence ATGCAGATTCGACCGAGTGGCGGGTCTGGTCAGGCTTTGCGTATTCTGACTGCGATTCTGGCATTTTCCCTGTTGCTCTTCGCTTCCTACGCAGGTGCTGGGTCGCCCGCCAACTGCGACAAAATGGGCCAGGAAATCCGCACCCGCTACGATGCCCATCTTGAGGGCTTCTCCATCAGCAAGCAGAGGCATTACGCGCAGCGCCTCTACCGGATAACCGGTAACAAGGACTATCTTCACGGGAATCTGCGTTACGCCCGGCGTCTACTGGGCAGGCTGCGTGTCGATATCGCCGGGTTGAAGCTGCCAGGTTATGCCTTGATGCAAAGCCGGAAAGTGGTGGAGGACTATGCTTCCCGCACCGAGAAGCAGCGGGCCCGCAAGGAGATGCTGGGCACATGGGGTGAGATCGCCTATGCCAAGAACCTGGCGTTCCGGCTGGTACAGGCGAAGTACCATGGTTTGCTGCACGAGGCTTTCCTGCCCGATTACCAGCGTGCGCTGTCCTATCTGGCTTCAGTGGATTTCCGCGCCTTCCTGAGCGACCCTGAAGTGCTTCGCGTATATGCCCCCCAGGTGGCCAATCAGCTCTATTACCTGCATGAACTCGGCGTATCGGATCTGCGTGGGCCAGTGCTCGCCGCCTTCCGGGACCTTTATCCGCCCGCGCGCGACGGTGCTCTCTCACGGGCCGAATACCGCAACAAGATCTATGGCATGACACACTTCGTCATCGCCGCCAGCCGTTACTACCAGCAGCCTGTCCAGCGTCAGGAATTCGACTGGATACTCGCGTATTTCGAAGAGAATCTGGAGGTCATCCTGCGAAGGACCAAGGAGGACATCTATACTGAAGTTGCCTTGAGTTTCCTGTTGGCCGGAGAAGAGAAGCATGCGGCGGTGGAGCGTATCCGGCAGGCGCTCCGGGAAGTCTATGACCCCGAGGCCGCCATGATTCCGTCCGAGACGGGCGAAACAGGGGATCTGGCCGCAGGCGAGCACCGCAATGTCCTGGCCGTCATGCTGTTCTGCTGGCCCGAGCAGCTTCATGTGGGCCCGGATCTGTCCGACCTGGTTTCCCGCCGTGTACAATGA